Proteins found in one Campylobacter concisus genomic segment:
- the hpf gene encoding ribosome hibernation-promoting factor, HPF/YfiA family codes for MNISIVGKQFELTEPIKNYIQDAFDTLGKYNLDIISARCVVAADEKQGKKGFNAEFSLNMAHKDTIVVRQKDKDLYAAIDLAIEKASKVLRREHDKKFTVKGKADDKEFRSRIGEEKIEGVEEIVPMELEIYKPLEVEEALEKLKSSDKQFYVFNDVDAKMRVIYKRTDGTFGLY; via the coding sequence ATGAACATAAGCATTGTAGGAAAACAATTTGAGCTAACAGAGCCAATCAAAAACTATATCCAAGACGCTTTTGATACTCTTGGCAAATACAATCTCGACATCATCTCAGCAAGATGTGTTGTAGCAGCCGATGAAAAACAAGGAAAAAAAGGCTTTAATGCAGAATTTTCTCTAAATATGGCTCATAAAGATACCATAGTCGTTCGCCAAAAAGATAAAGATCTTTACGCTGCGATCGATCTTGCTATCGAAAAAGCATCAAAAGTTTTAAGAAGAGAGCATGATAAGAAATTTACTGTAAAAGGCAAGGCTGACGACAAAGAATTTCGCTCAAGAATAGGCGAAGAAAAGATCGAAGGTGTTGAAGAAATCGTGCCTATGGAGCTTGAAATTTATAAACCACTTGAAGTCGAAGAAGCACTTGAGAAACTAAAATCAAGTGATAAACAATTTTACGTATTTAACGATGTTGATGCCAAAATGCGTGTGATCTACAAAAGAACAGACGGAACTTTCGGTCTTTACTAA
- a CDS encoding type II secretion system protein yields the protein MVKRGGFSLIELILSVLVVAIVSASLPLAVRTTSNLSEQSLMQEGLMNAKTYMSLILKAPFSDQVLIAGKNTMPSSITTQEAIIFPLIICDQGANPDFYEKSGVKGEGHRILAYPVQNSSACATRPIDSKLPESIKSVNFKVKSIKNFNTQKSILPTASTTKRDFIIDTETTPTITNGADKFVVSTPLNDNDVLQIKLDTTMKTTKESKSVLFGYAFNIGESSTLSVKEWK from the coding sequence GTGGTAAAAAGAGGCGGCTTTTCATTGATAGAGCTTATCTTGTCAGTGCTTGTAGTAGCCATAGTAAGTGCAAGCTTACCACTAGCAGTAAGAACTACTTCAAATTTAAGCGAGCAATCCTTAATGCAAGAAGGACTAATGAATGCTAAAACTTATATGTCATTAATATTAAAAGCACCATTTAGCGATCAAGTCTTAATAGCCGGTAAAAATACTATGCCATCATCTATAACGACTCAAGAGGCTATAATTTTTCCTCTTATTATCTGCGATCAAGGGGCAAATCCGGATTTTTATGAAAAAAGCGGTGTAAAAGGTGAAGGACATAGGATACTTGCATATCCGGTGCAAAATTCATCTGCATGTGCTACAAGGCCTATTGATTCAAAGCTTCCAGAATCAATCAAAAGCGTAAATTTTAAAGTAAAATCTATCAAAAATTTCAATACTCAAAAATCCATCTTACCAACTGCCAGTACCACTAAACGCGACTTTATCATAGATACAGAGACGACTCCAACCATAACAAATGGAGCTGATAAATTTGTAGTTAGCACTCCTTTAAACGATAACGACGTTTTACAGATAAAGCTAGATACGACTATGAAAACTACAAAAGAGAGCAAAAGCGTACTTTTTGGATATGCCTTTAACATAGGCGAAAGCAGCACTCTAAGTGTAAAAGAATGGAAATGA
- a CDS encoding outer membrane protein assembly factor BamD translates to MKRFSKFLAVVALLGLFSGCAEKYTELYNLTPDEWYAQVIADIKDGDLEAADKHYVSMASEHVASPLLEQILLILAQAHANDEEYLMANHYLDEYIKRYGDNGPKTEFAQYLKIKANFDSFTQPNRNQKLMEDSVTEIEKFLYMYPNTEYKPLIETMLIKFKLALYFLDMQIADLYNRTGRDVSAKIYEQKLEDSPFKNSDLIKPDVAWYRKLFE, encoded by the coding sequence ATGAAAAGATTTTCTAAATTTCTAGCAGTTGTAGCTCTTTTGGGGCTTTTTAGTGGTTGTGCTGAAAAATATACCGAGCTTTACAATCTAACTCCAGATGAGTGGTATGCTCAGGTTATAGCTGATATAAAAGACGGTGATCTTGAAGCGGCCGATAAACACTATGTTTCAATGGCAAGCGAACACGTAGCAAGCCCACTTTTGGAGCAAATTTTACTTATCCTTGCCCAAGCTCACGCAAATGATGAAGAGTATCTTATGGCAAATCATTATCTTGACGAATACATTAAAAGATATGGCGACAACGGCCCAAAAACAGAGTTTGCTCAGTATCTAAAGATAAAAGCAAATTTTGACTCATTTACCCAGCCAAACCGCAACCAAAAGCTAATGGAGGATAGCGTAACTGAGATCGAGAAATTTCTTTATATGTATCCAAATACTGAATATAAGCCACTTATTGAGACTATGCTTATTAAATTCAAACTCGCGCTTTACTTCCTAGATATGCAAATAGCAGATCTTTACAATAGGACCGGTCGTGATGTTTCGGCTAAAATTTATGAGCAAAAGCTTGAAGATTCGCCGTTTAAAAACTCAGATCTTATCAAACCTGACGTAGCATGGTATAGAAAACTGTTTGAATAG
- the lon gene encoding endopeptidase La — MQINENKGFPTEIPIIVEDELFLYPFMITPLFLSDDENLKALELAIQEETPILVVPTKPQQDGARDFDGIYDAGVIGTIMRRVPLPDGRVKVLFQGIDKGKILKQSGINPLRGIVDMLHVKRPSQVKTDALIVVLREKVRELSQFSHFFPPDLLKTIEESAEAIRVCDLVSSALRLKKQIAYSFFVEENLEQRLLKLIDYVIEEIEANKLQKEIKNKVHSKIDKTNKEYFLKEQLKQIQAELGADTSREEELEEYRKKLDAKKKFMAEDAYKEIKKQIDKLSRMHPDSADANTLQSYLDWVLEIPFENVAKKKSSIAEVSKHLNADHYSLEKPKERIEEYFALRELLELRGVGEKVNNGAILCFAGPPGVGKTSLANSIAKALKRELVRIALGGLEDVNELRGHRRTYIGAMPGRIVQGLIEAKQMNPVVVLDEIDKVGRSYRGDPTAVLLEILDPEQNNKFRDYYLNFNIDLSKIIFIATANDVSMIPAALRDRMEFIELSSYTPQEKFEIAKKYLLPQELKKHGLKPSDVSISKEALELIISDYTRESGVRNLRRRIADILRKVAKNILTKKSEGKISVTAKNLKEFLEKKVYEIEPADKKDQIGLVNGLAWTSVGGDVLRIEAIRIQGKGNMQITGQLGDVMKESAQIAFSVVKVLIDNKKIKVPMTIVPKLDDDKRKLEASDVYRRYDLHLHVPEGAVPKDGPSAGITMATAIASILTDTKVRHDIAMTGEITLTGRVLPIGGLKEKLIAAHKAGIKTALIPRKNYDRDLVDIPAEVKADMKIIAVDTIDDVLKNALVTKK; from the coding sequence TTGCAAATAAACGAAAATAAAGGCTTCCCAACCGAAATTCCCATCATCGTTGAGGATGAGCTATTTTTATATCCATTTATGATAACTCCGCTTTTTTTAAGCGATGATGAAAATTTAAAGGCACTCGAACTTGCCATACAAGAAGAGACTCCGATCCTTGTGGTGCCTACAAAGCCTCAGCAAGACGGCGCTAGAGACTTTGATGGTATCTATGATGCTGGTGTGATCGGCACGATAATGCGCCGTGTGCCACTACCTGATGGACGTGTAAAAGTTTTATTTCAAGGCATAGACAAAGGTAAAATTTTAAAACAATCAGGCATAAATCCGCTCCGTGGCATTGTCGATATGCTCCACGTCAAGCGCCCATCGCAGGTCAAAACTGACGCTCTTATCGTGGTTTTAAGAGAAAAAGTAAGAGAGCTTTCGCAATTTAGCCACTTTTTCCCGCCTGATCTTTTAAAAACGATCGAAGAGAGCGCTGAAGCGATCAGGGTTTGTGACCTAGTTTCAAGTGCACTTCGCTTAAAAAAACAGATCGCTTATAGCTTTTTTGTCGAGGAAAATTTAGAGCAGCGCTTGCTAAAACTAATCGACTATGTTATCGAAGAGATCGAGGCAAATAAGCTTCAAAAAGAGATAAAAAATAAAGTCCATTCAAAGATCGATAAGACAAATAAAGAGTACTTCTTAAAAGAGCAGCTAAAGCAAATTCAAGCCGAGCTTGGAGCGGATACGAGCCGTGAAGAGGAGCTTGAAGAGTACCGTAAAAAGCTTGATGCTAAGAAGAAATTTATGGCTGAGGACGCCTACAAAGAGATCAAAAAACAAATAGACAAACTTTCTCGCATGCACCCAGACTCAGCTGACGCAAACACCTTGCAAAGCTACCTTGACTGGGTACTTGAAATTCCATTTGAAAATGTAGCTAAGAAAAAGTCATCTATCGCTGAAGTGAGCAAGCACTTAAATGCCGATCACTACAGCTTAGAGAAGCCAAAAGAGCGCATCGAGGAGTATTTTGCCTTGCGTGAGCTTTTAGAGCTTAGAGGTGTTGGCGAAAAGGTAAATAATGGCGCTATTTTATGCTTTGCAGGCCCTCCAGGTGTGGGCAAAACAAGCCTTGCAAACTCGATCGCAAAGGCACTAAAGCGTGAGCTAGTTAGGATCGCTCTTGGCGGACTTGAGGACGTAAACGAACTAAGAGGCCACCGCCGCACCTACATAGGTGCTATGCCAGGTCGTATCGTGCAAGGGCTCATAGAAGCTAAGCAGATGAACCCAGTAGTTGTATTAGATGAGATCGACAAGGTTGGCAGAAGCTACAGAGGCGATCCGACCGCGGTTTTACTTGAAATTTTAGACCCAGAGCAAAATAATAAATTTAGAGACTACTACTTAAATTTCAACATCGATCTTAGCAAGATCATCTTCATCGCTACAGCAAATGACGTGAGTATGATACCAGCCGCGCTTCGCGACAGGATGGAGTTTATCGAGCTTAGCTCATACACCCCACAAGAGAAATTTGAGATCGCTAAAAAATATCTCTTACCTCAAGAGCTTAAAAAACACGGCCTAAAACCAAGCGATGTGAGCATCAGCAAAGAGGCACTTGAGCTAATTATCAGTGACTATACAAGAGAGAGTGGTGTACGAAATTTACGCCGCAGGATCGCTGATATACTAAGAAAAGTCGCCAAAAACATCCTCACCAAAAAGAGCGAGGGCAAGATCAGTGTCACAGCTAAAAATTTGAAAGAATTTTTAGAGAAAAAGGTCTATGAGATCGAGCCAGCGGATAAAAAAGATCAGATCGGCTTAGTAAATGGTCTCGCGTGGACGAGTGTCGGTGGCGATGTGCTAAGGATCGAGGCTATTAGGATCCAGGGCAAAGGCAACATGCAAATCACTGGTCAGCTAGGCGATGTGATGAAAGAGAGCGCTCAGATCGCATTTAGCGTTGTTAAAGTGCTAATAGACAACAAAAAAATAAAAGTACCGATGACTATCGTGCCAAAACTAGATGACGATAAGCGTAAGCTCGAGGCTAGCGATGTTTATAGGCGCTATGATCTTCACTTGCACGTGCCAGAGGGCGCGGTGCCAAAAGATGGCCCAAGTGCTGGCATCACGATGGCAACTGCGATCGCATCGATACTAACCGATACAAAGGTAAGACACGACATAGCAATGACTGGTGAGATTACGCTAACTGGCAGAGTGTTGCCGATCGGTGGTCTAAAAGAGAAGCTAATCGCCGCTCACAAAGCTGGCATCAAAACAGCTCTGATACCTCGTAAAAACTATGACCGCGATCTTGTCGACATCCCAGCCGAAGTAAAAGCTGATATGAAGATCATCGCCGTTGATACGATCGATGATGTGCTAAAAAACGCTCTTGTTACTAAAAAATAA
- a CDS encoding methylated-DNA--[protein]-cysteine S-methyltransferase translates to MSKAYLKSPIGILEIIASENGICEINFVDKFEKIAVKDKNLKLCLNELEAYFNGKLKKFSVRLDIKTTNFRAKIYEALQKVPYGETTTYAALALAVGHKNAYRAAGSANAKNPVPIIIPCHRVLASSGLGGYSGGEGLPTKIWLLEHEAKHK, encoded by the coding sequence GTGTCAAAAGCTTACCTAAAATCGCCTATCGGAATTTTGGAGATCATCGCTAGCGAAAATGGAATTTGTGAGATAAATTTTGTAGATAAATTTGAAAAAATAGCGGTAAAAGATAAAAATTTAAAGCTTTGCTTGAATGAGCTAGAGGCTTATTTTAATGGCAAGCTTAAAAAATTTAGCGTAAGGCTTGATATAAAAACAACTAATTTTAGAGCAAAAATTTACGAGGCTTTACAAAAAGTACCATACGGAGAAACGACCACATACGCAGCCCTTGCACTTGCCGTAGGTCACAAAAATGCCTACCGAGCAGCAGGATCAGCCAATGCTAAAAACCCAGTACCTATCATCATCCCTTGTCACAGAGTGCTAGCTAGCAGTGGGCTTGGCGGATACTCTGGCGGCGAGGGCTTGCCAACTAAAATTTGGCTTTTAGAGCATGAAGCAAAGCATAAATAG
- a CDS encoding DUF1523 family protein, which produces MITFFKRICVIFIVLLHSFLALVVDYSFPHYANVQITGGDVKRMDKDGIIDAKNPADGPTRDVYFIYTKDSNNSNKVMAYRNEDTAWGFPFYFKFNSADVQAKAQGFANSDKNVTVKYYGYRISMLQEFRNVISLKESGTDTSWPVASYVFYFILFISLIIWIRKINKAFRPKTSENLEK; this is translated from the coding sequence ATGATTACATTTTTTAAAAGAATTTGCGTTATTTTTATCGTACTCTTACACTCTTTTTTGGCTCTTGTAGTTGATTATTCGTTTCCACACTATGCAAATGTGCAAATAACAGGTGGCGATGTCAAACGTATGGACAAAGATGGCATCATCGATGCTAAAAATCCGGCTGATGGCCCTACCAGAGATGTTTATTTTATCTACACTAAAGATTCTAATAATTCAAATAAAGTCATGGCTTATAGAAATGAAGATACTGCATGGGGATTTCCTTTTTATTTTAAATTTAACTCAGCTGATGTACAAGCCAAGGCTCAAGGCTTTGCAAATAGCGATAAAAACGTAACTGTAAAATATTATGGATATAGAATTTCTATGCTTCAAGAATTTAGAAATGTCATCTCGCTAAAAGAAAGCGGCACTGATACTAGTTGGCCGGTAGCTAGCTATGTATTTTACTTTATCTTGTTTATCTCGCTAATCATTTGGATAAGAAAGATAAATAAGGCCTTTAGACCAAAAACTAGTGAAAATTTAGAGAAATAG
- a CDS encoding nitric-oxide reductase large subunit has translation MREYKKYWLALVAVLVICFSILGYYGVEVYRSSPPVVNFTDENGNVVIDKESIYKGQEAWQSIGGMQVGSVWGHGAYQAPDWSADWLHKELVIFLELKADEIYHSKYADLNDEQKANLKVLLKKEYRENGVKDDKIVLSSDRLKAMKQVSQEYSSLFGNDPKFKSLREAYAMKENTLPNASDRDDLNNFFFWSAWATAANRPNSDATYTNNWPHEPLIDNVPTSENIFWSVASVVILIAGIGFLVWFSSFYGKKDDEKLEAISEDPLSKLSLTPSQKALKKYLFVTLALFAFQILIGGFTAHYTVEGQEFYGINLSAYIPYSLARTWHIQASIFWIATGFLAGGLFLAPIINGGKDPKFQKLGVDLLFYALLILVVGSFAGEYLAIANIMPINLSFWFGHQGYEYIELGRVWQIILFVGLVIWMLLLLRGFIGGFKNKGDKNLLAIFAASAVAVGLFYGAGLFYGQRSPLPVMEYWRWWVVHLWVEGFFEVFATASLAFVFVSLGLVSKRFATFSTLASASLFLVGGIPGTFHHLYFAGTTTPIMAVGASFSALEVVPLVLLGAEAYEHYRLQFAQTWAKTLKWPLYCFIAVAFWNMLGAGVFGFLINPPISLFYIQGLNTTPVHGHAALFGVYGFLALGFVWLVATYLFKGQEFDEKLMKVGFWGLNIGLMLMIVLSLLPIGIYQAFASLEQGMWYARSAELLQQSHLQNLRWVRMIGDTILIIGGISFLAQLLKFMLNKKA, from the coding sequence ATGCGTGAATACAAAAAGTATTGGCTAGCACTTGTTGCAGTACTAGTAATTTGCTTTAGTATTTTAGGCTACTACGGCGTTGAGGTTTATAGAAGCTCGCCACCAGTTGTAAATTTTACGGATGAGAATGGCAATGTCGTTATCGACAAAGAGAGCATCTATAAAGGTCAAGAGGCCTGGCAAAGCATAGGAGGTATGCAAGTTGGCTCTGTTTGGGGACACGGCGCATATCAAGCACCTGATTGGAGTGCGGACTGGCTTCACAAAGAGTTAGTTATATTTTTAGAGTTAAAAGCAGATGAAATTTATCACTCAAAATATGCTGACTTAAATGATGAGCAAAAAGCAAATCTAAAAGTTCTACTTAAAAAAGAGTACCGAGAAAATGGCGTAAAAGACGATAAAATCGTACTTAGCAGTGATAGATTAAAGGCTATGAAACAAGTAAGCCAAGAGTATTCATCACTTTTTGGAAATGACCCTAAGTTTAAATCTTTAAGAGAAGCTTATGCGATGAAAGAAAATACTCTTCCAAATGCTTCTGATAGAGATGATCTTAATAACTTTTTCTTCTGGTCAGCCTGGGCAACCGCAGCAAATAGACCTAATAGCGATGCTACATACACAAATAACTGGCCACACGAGCCACTAATCGATAATGTACCAACAAGCGAAAATATATTTTGGTCAGTTGCAAGTGTTGTAATACTTATTGCTGGTATTGGATTTCTTGTTTGGTTTAGCTCTTTTTATGGCAAAAAAGATGATGAAAAGTTGGAAGCTATTAGCGAAGATCCACTTAGTAAATTAAGCCTAACTCCATCTCAAAAAGCTCTTAAAAAATATCTTTTTGTGACTTTGGCTCTTTTTGCATTCCAAATTTTAATAGGTGGCTTTACAGCTCACTATACAGTCGAAGGACAAGAATTTTACGGTATAAATTTATCAGCTTATATTCCTTATTCACTTGCTAGAACATGGCACATTCAGGCTAGTATTTTCTGGATTGCGACAGGATTTTTAGCAGGCGGTCTTTTCTTAGCACCTATTATAAATGGCGGTAAAGATCCAAAATTCCAAAAGCTTGGCGTAGATTTACTATTTTATGCACTACTAATCCTTGTAGTTGGCAGTTTTGCTGGTGAGTATTTAGCGATTGCAAATATTATGCCTATAAATTTAAGCTTTTGGTTTGGACACCAAGGATACGAATATATCGAGCTTGGACGTGTTTGGCAAATTATTTTATTTGTTGGCCTTGTCATTTGGATGCTACTTTTACTTCGCGGATTTATCGGCGGATTTAAGAACAAAGGTGATAAAAATTTACTTGCTATCTTTGCAGCTTCTGCTGTTGCAGTTGGATTATTTTACGGAGCAGGATTATTTTATGGTCAAAGAAGTCCACTTCCAGTGATGGAATACTGGCGCTGGTGGGTTGTACACCTTTGGGTTGAAGGCTTTTTTGAAGTCTTTGCTACCGCTTCACTTGCTTTTGTATTTGTTAGTCTTGGTCTTGTTTCAAAGAGATTTGCTACCTTTTCAACACTTGCGAGTGCATCACTTTTCTTAGTAGGCGGAATTCCAGGAACTTTCCACCACTTATATTTTGCGGGCACTACAACACCTATAATGGCAGTTGGCGCTAGTTTCTCAGCACTTGAGGTAGTTCCTCTTGTATTGCTTGGTGCTGAAGCTTATGAGCACTACAGACTTCAGTTTGCTCAAACTTGGGCTAAGACATTAAAATGGCCACTTTACTGCTTTATCGCAGTTGCTTTCTGGAATATGCTAGGCGCTGGTGTATTTGGATTTTTAATCAATCCTCCGATTTCACTATTTTATATCCAAGGTCTAAATACGACTCCAGTTCACGGACATGCTGCGCTATTTGGTGTTTATGGATTTTTGGCACTTGGATTTGTTTGGCTAGTAGCTACTTATCTATTCAAAGGTCAAGAATTTGACGAGAAGCTTATGAAAGTAGGCTTTTGGGGCTTAAATATAGGCCTTATGCTAATGATCGTGCTTTCACTACTTCCAATAGGAATTTATCAAGCATTTGCAAGCCTAGAGCAAGGCATGTGGTATGCAAGAAGCGCTGAGCTTTTACAACAATCACACTTACAAAATTTAAGATGGGTAAGAATGATTGGCGATACGATTTTAATAATCGGTGGAATCAGCTTCCTTGCACAACTTCTAAAATTTATGCTTAATAAAAAAGCTTAA
- the fliW gene encoding flagellar assembly protein FliW, which yields MIFSVKSPILGFEHIKKMELIELDKFFVKLASKDDETSFTMINPFALRSYEFDIPSYYEDLMEIKESSQLRIYNIIVVALPLEKSTVNFIAPIVCNMDNMTLSQVVLDIAKYPQYGQAEMIENFIQK from the coding sequence ATGATTTTTAGTGTTAAAAGCCCTATTTTAGGCTTTGAGCATATCAAGAAGATGGAGTTAATTGAACTTGATAAATTTTTTGTTAAACTAGCAAGCAAAGATGATGAGACATCTTTTACAATGATAAATCCTTTTGCATTAAGAAGCTACGAATTCGATATTCCAAGCTATTATGAAGATCTTATGGAGATTAAAGAAAGCTCTCAACTTAGAATTTATAACATTATCGTTGTTGCACTCCCGCTTGAAAAATCAACTGTAAATTTTATAGCTCCTATCGTTTGCAATATGGATAATATGACCTTATCTCAAGTCGTTTTAGACATTGCCAAATATCCTCAGTACGGGCAAGCTGAAATGATAGAAAATTTTATACAAAAATAG
- a CDS encoding type II secretion system protein, which translates to MKKTKKAFTLIELIIVITVLGVISLMSFNTLMNLYQNYFQSKVINELETQSEIALEQISMLLSHRIKQSVIARKKNGDYLALNDSGVNLSSDFEILEFIPAAYELFDGINEYKGDDTNGDPIIEEGIYSGYVDLANSSIANGLKSPGSKFNDAFRNGVMDLTCENDSNEEDVNSGSRCINADNENGGLVAIFSSILYRVGSSFGYQENLDQRHLDIAKVGIQSIDTLKISSDFKNKKISEQYKLAYTAIAIAPAEQSAEDIQNGSFDLKIYYNYRPWLNESFKKFSSTSTKAIKAESATLAKHVTRFVFTEKNGVIALKLCLKAEKSEITICKSKAVY; encoded by the coding sequence ATGAAAAAAACAAAAAAAGCTTTTACATTAATTGAGCTAATAATAGTCATCACCGTGCTTGGTGTTATCTCACTTATGAGCTTTAACACGCTTATGAATTTATATCAAAACTATTTTCAAAGCAAAGTAATAAACGAACTAGAAACACAAAGCGAAATCGCTCTAGAGCAAATTTCAATGCTACTTAGCCACAGAATCAAACAAAGCGTTATCGCTAGAAAAAAAAATGGAGATTACCTAGCTCTAAATGATAGTGGTGTAAATTTAAGTAGTGACTTTGAAATTTTAGAATTTATCCCAGCTGCTTATGAGTTATTTGATGGCATAAACGAATATAAAGGAGATGATACTAACGGAGATCCTATCATCGAAGAAGGCATATATAGCGGATATGTAGATCTTGCAAATAGTTCTATTGCAAATGGATTAAAAAGCCCTGGAAGCAAATTTAATGATGCTTTTAGAAACGGCGTAATGGACTTGACCTGCGAAAATGATAGCAATGAAGAAGATGTAAATAGCGGCTCTAGGTGTATAAACGCCGATAATGAAAATGGTGGTTTAGTAGCGATATTTTCTAGCATACTTTATAGAGTTGGTAGCAGCTTTGGCTATCAAGAAAACTTAGACCAAAGGCACTTAGATATCGCAAAAGTTGGCATACAATCAATCGACACGCTTAAAATTTCAAGTGACTTTAAAAATAAAAAAATTTCAGAGCAGTATAAGCTAGCTTACACAGCCATTGCCATAGCACCAGCTGAGCAAAGTGCCGAGGATATACAAAACGGCTCTTTTGACCTTAAAATTTACTACAACTATAGGCCATGGCTAAATGAAAGCTTTAAAAAATTTAGCTCAACATCTACAAAGGCTATCAAAGCCGAAAGTGCGACACTAGCTAAACATGTAACAAGATTTGTCTTTACAGAAAAAAATGGAGTCATCGCGTTAAAGCTTTGCCTTAAAGCAGAAAAATCAGAAATAACCATTTGCAAGTCAAAGGCGGTTTATTGA